Below is a window of Cytobacillus firmus DNA.
TTCCTGTTGAAATCACGGTTTTTGAAGACCGTTCATTTACATTTATTACGAAAACTCCTCCTGCTGCAGTTCTTCTTAAGAAAGCGGCTGGAATCGAGTCTGGTTCTGGTGAACCAAACCGTAATAAAGTAGCAACAGTCAAGCGTGACAAGGTACGCGAGATTGCTGAAACAAAGATGCCTGATCTAAACGCTGCAAGCGTAGAAGCTGCAATGCGTATGGTTGAAGGTACTGCACGCAGCATGGGTATCGTTATCGAAGACTAATCCATGTATGAAGCAGATTTAGGGATGAGGTTGCGACGGTGAATTTGGTTTCACTCGCAACCTTTGTTCTGTCAAGAGCGGGCGCCTTAATGGGCGCCTCCGCTTTTACTGTCTAGCTGCGGCGCCTAGCCCCTCGAGGTCATAAGCCAATCCTCCCGGAAAGGTAAAGAACACCTTTCCGGGAGGCTCGTCTTATGCTTGTCGGGGCTGACCCAGGCGCCTCCGCTTTTAAACGTGGGAGGTTATTCCGCTAAAACCACAATCAAGGAGGAAATAAAAATGGCTAAAAAAGGTAAGAAGTACGCAGAAGCTGTGAAGCTTGTTGATTCTTCAAAAGCTTACCCGATTGCTGAAGCAATTGAACTTACGAAGAAAACTAATTTTGCAAAATTTGATGCAACTGTTGAGGTAGCATTCCGCCTTGGAGTTGACCCTAAGAAAGCTGACCAGCAAATCCGTGGAGCGGTTGTTCTTCCAAACGGAACTGGTAAAACTCAGCGAGTTCTAGTATTCGCTAAAGGCGAAAAAGCGAAAGAAGCAGAAGCTGCTGGAGCAGATTTCGTAGGCGATTCTGAATACATCAACAAAATCAGCCAAGGCTGGTTCGACTTTGATGTAATCGTTGCTACACCTGACATGATGGGTGAAGTTGGTAAACTTGGCCGCGTATTAGGACCTAAAGGCTTAATGCCAAACCCTAAGACTGGCACAGTTACTTTTGACGTTCAAAAAGCAGTTAACGAAATCAAAGCAGGTAAAGTTGAATACCGTGTTGACAAAGCTGGTAACATCCACGTGCCAATCGGTAAAGTATCTTTCGAAGACGAAAAGCTTGTTGAAAACTTCAACACGATTTTCGACACAATGATGAAAGTGAAGCCTGCTGCTGCTAAAGGAACTTACATGAAGAACGTTTCTGTTACTTCTACAATGGGACCTGGCGTAAAAGTAGATCCATCATCTGTTGCAGTTAAATAATACCAATTGACATTCTGAAATACATGCTGTAATATGTATTTTGTTGTTAAAATATAATAACATTTGTGCCGTAGACAGCAGGTGCTTAATTGCTTAATTTCCTGCCGAGGTATTACGATAGAATTGCTTTTTCTTGCTATTGTATACTTCCTCCATGTCTGCAAAGTCGTGGAGGTTTTTTATTGAACGGTATGAATGTAGAAAATTCTACAGGAGGTGTAAGGATGAGCAGCATTATCGAACAAAAGAAACAAATCGTAGACGAAATTGCTGATAAGCTTAAATCAAGTTTATCAACAGTTGTTGTTGACTACCGTGGTCTTACTGTTGCTGAAGTTACTGAACTTCGTAAACAGCTTCGTGAAGCTGGCGTGGAATTCAAAGTATACAAGAATTCAATGACTCGCCGTGCTGCTGAAGCTGCTGAACTTTCCGGTTTAAACGAGTCTTTAACTGGACCTAACGCAATCGCGTTCAGCACAGAAGATGTAGTTGCTCCAGCGAAAATCCTTAATGATTTCGCGAAAAAGCATGAAGCACTTGAAATTAAAGCAGGTGTAATCGAAGGAAATATCGCTTCAGTAGAAGAT
It encodes the following:
- the rplK gene encoding 50S ribosomal protein L11, whose amino-acid sequence is MAKKVIKLVKLQIPAGKANPAPPVGPALGQAGVNIMGFCKEFNARTAEQAGLIIPVEITVFEDRSFTFITKTPPAAVLLKKAAGIESGSGEPNRNKVATVKRDKVREIAETKMPDLNAASVEAAMRMVEGTARSMGIVIED
- the rplJ gene encoding 50S ribosomal protein L10 is translated as MSSIIEQKKQIVDEIADKLKSSLSTVVVDYRGLTVAEVTELRKQLREAGVEFKVYKNSMTRRAAEAAELSGLNESLTGPNAIAFSTEDVVAPAKILNDFAKKHEALEIKAGVIEGNIASVEDVKALAELPSREGLLSMLLSVLQAPIRNLALAAKAVADQKEEQGA
- the rplA gene encoding 50S ribosomal protein L1, translated to MGGYSAKTTIKEEIKMAKKGKKYAEAVKLVDSSKAYPIAEAIELTKKTNFAKFDATVEVAFRLGVDPKKADQQIRGAVVLPNGTGKTQRVLVFAKGEKAKEAEAAGADFVGDSEYINKISQGWFDFDVIVATPDMMGEVGKLGRVLGPKGLMPNPKTGTVTFDVQKAVNEIKAGKVEYRVDKAGNIHVPIGKVSFEDEKLVENFNTIFDTMMKVKPAAAKGTYMKNVSVTSTMGPGVKVDPSSVAVK